A stretch of the Pseudalkalibacillus hwajinpoensis genome encodes the following:
- a CDS encoding DUF948 domain-containing protein has product MVSIIEWSVTLVAIAFVVLVVYLVLTLRKVMTTLAETKETLSGVRNSVNGISDEAEELIHKANEISVDVKGKMEAVDPLIESAHDVGDMIHDVTSSIKRTALQKNRKKIIHTQESKPVHIKLK; this is encoded by the coding sequence GTGGTCTCAATAATTGAGTGGAGTGTTACCCTTGTAGCCATCGCGTTTGTTGTTCTTGTCGTCTATTTGGTTTTGACATTACGAAAAGTTATGACAACATTGGCAGAAACGAAGGAGACGCTGTCGGGCGTTCGGAATTCTGTAAACGGCATTTCAGATGAAGCAGAGGAACTGATTCATAAAGCCAATGAAATTTCGGTTGATGTAAAAGGGAAAATGGAAGCCGTTGACCCCTTAATCGAGTCCGCTCATGATGTGGGCGATATGATACACGATGTAACAAGCTCAATAAAAAGAACGGCACTGCAGAAGAACCGTAAGAAAATCATCCATACACAGGAAAGTAAGCCAGTGCACATTAAATTGAAATAA
- a CDS encoding DUF488 family protein — MKIYTIGHSNHSKEYFLDMLREADITYVADIRAFPGSRKHPQYKSENMKEWLREAKIEYAHFPLLGGRRRQSSSVGAELNEGWENPSFHNYADFTLTNEFIEGVKKLKTQAKKMNVAYMCSERHPARCHRLLISNWLQANNWEVLHIIDDSKKTIKLVKHELGKWGAMPIIEKDGTVVYPNLYE; from the coding sequence ATGAAAATCTATACGATTGGACATTCCAATCATTCCAAGGAATATTTTCTGGACATGTTGCGAGAAGCTGACATTACCTACGTGGCGGACATCCGAGCTTTCCCCGGAAGCCGGAAGCACCCGCAATATAAGAGCGAAAATATGAAGGAATGGCTTCGGGAAGCAAAGATAGAATACGCACACTTTCCTCTTCTCGGTGGGAGACGACGTCAGTCTAGCTCTGTTGGGGCTGAGTTGAATGAAGGCTGGGAAAACCCTTCATTTCACAATTATGCTGATTTTACGTTGACGAACGAATTTATTGAAGGAGTAAAGAAACTAAAGACGCAGGCGAAGAAAATGAACGTGGCCTACATGTGTTCTGAACGTCATCCCGCCAGATGCCACCGTTTGCTCATCAGTAATTGGTTACAGGCAAACAATTGGGAAGTTCTCCACATCATCGACGATTCTAAAAAAACAATAAAGCTCGTTAAGCATGAGCTTGGAAAGTGGGGGGCCATGCCAATAATTGAAAAGGATGGCACCGTTGTGTATCCAAATTTATATGAATAA
- a CDS encoding HAD family hydrolase: MDSIIFDLDGTIWDPIDTVLDAWNGCIKKHSQINRELTRTDFEGTMGLQVHDISEKLFPHLAEEVRDQVMQECLNTEEHYLKKQGGRLFHKVEDVLSVLSKKYKLYIVSNCQDGYIESFYEFHNLGEYFSDFENPGRTGLSKGENINLIIERNNLTNPIYIGDTEGDLKASRYAGIPFVYAKYGFGEVSEYDEVIDRFEELVELYGS, encoded by the coding sequence ATGGATAGTATTATTTTTGATTTAGATGGAACGATTTGGGATCCGATTGATACTGTACTTGATGCGTGGAATGGTTGCATCAAGAAGCATAGTCAAATTAACAGAGAACTAACTCGAACTGATTTTGAAGGAACTATGGGGCTACAAGTGCACGACATTAGTGAAAAATTGTTTCCACATTTGGCAGAGGAAGTACGTGACCAGGTGATGCAAGAGTGTTTAAATACCGAGGAGCATTACTTAAAGAAACAAGGGGGCCGACTTTTCCATAAGGTAGAGGATGTTCTTAGTGTACTTTCAAAGAAATACAAACTCTATATCGTTAGCAACTGCCAGGATGGATACATCGAATCGTTTTATGAGTTTCATAACTTAGGCGAGTATTTTTCGGACTTTGAGAATCCAGGGAGAACCGGGCTATCTAAAGGGGAAAATATTAACTTGATTATCGAAAGGAACAACCTAACTAATCCTATATATATAGGCGATACAGAAGGTGATTTAAAGGCATCAAGATATGCTGGGATACCTTTTGTTTATGCAAAGTATGGGTTTGGAGAGGTAAGTGAATATGATGAGGTTATAGATAGGTTTGAAGAGTTGGTGGAATTATATGGATCTTAA
- a CDS encoding molybdopterin oxidoreductase family protein: MQRDKFFRDIENVTHPNEKLVKTHCSYCGMQCGMNLRVNTSSNKIIGVEPRYDWPVTVGKMCPKGVTAYQQTNHPDRILRPLIRDDASLKGTKEGFREASWEEAYQLIAKKFGELQSEYGKDSLSVFSGVSMTNEKCYLTGKFARVALGTRYIDYNGRFCMSSAAGGFLRSFGVDRGSTLPWTDIHETDCLFIAGSNTAECHPTSMFRVWNVQERGGYIIVVDPRETPLARRADVHLDLKPGTDLALANGILHLLIENGYADESFVNDHTNGFEETKEVVKEFTPEYTSILTGVSPEKIMKAAEIYGKAPNAIVMFARGIEQQHKGVDNVSAYTNMALVTGKIGRPKAGVATFTGQGNGQGGREHGQKSDLLPGYRKITNPEHVKAVSKVWGINPEEMPKPGVSAYEMFELMEQKTIRGLYLLCSNPAVSAPNLNFVRKAMKNLDFMVCGDFYLSESAEFADVILPSVTWSEDEGTVTNIEGRIIKINQAQEPIGESKPDWLMQVELAEHLGKGKYFSHLKTARDVADEFRLATKGGNADYYGATWDKIDQQDGVFWPCKDEQDKGTPHMFLDQKFYHPDGKAKICALPYRPPAEEPCEKYPLRLTTGRVVYHYLSGNQTRRIQFLNDMCPEPYVEVHPETAHEYDLEHDEKIVLYTRRGKAVYKVKVTEAIRTDTVFVPYHFGHDESINLLTIAALDPISRMPEFKACAAQMQKLPSKKVL; the protein is encoded by the coding sequence ATGCAAAGGGATAAATTTTTTCGAGATATCGAAAATGTCACGCACCCGAATGAGAAATTAGTTAAAACCCACTGTAGCTATTGCGGTATGCAGTGTGGCATGAACTTAAGGGTGAACACGAGTAGTAACAAAATTATCGGTGTCGAACCTCGTTATGATTGGCCGGTTACGGTTGGGAAGATGTGTCCGAAAGGAGTAACCGCTTATCAACAAACGAATCATCCGGACCGAATCCTTCGACCGCTCATCCGCGATGATGCCTCATTAAAAGGAACGAAGGAAGGATTCAGAGAAGCGAGCTGGGAGGAAGCGTATCAGCTTATTGCTAAGAAATTCGGTGAGCTGCAATCGGAATATGGCAAAGACAGTTTATCCGTTTTCAGTGGTGTCTCCATGACAAATGAAAAGTGCTATTTAACTGGAAAGTTTGCAAGGGTTGCGCTTGGAACCCGCTACATTGATTACAATGGTCGGTTCTGTATGTCGAGTGCCGCTGGTGGTTTCTTACGCTCATTCGGAGTAGATCGTGGCTCGACATTACCGTGGACAGATATTCATGAAACAGATTGCTTATTCATTGCTGGAAGTAATACAGCTGAATGTCACCCCACTTCGATGTTCCGCGTATGGAATGTGCAGGAGCGTGGGGGTTACATTATCGTCGTTGATCCTAGAGAAACACCTCTCGCTAGAAGAGCGGATGTGCACCTTGATCTAAAACCAGGAACCGACCTTGCACTGGCGAATGGCATCTTGCACCTTCTTATTGAAAACGGCTATGCAGATGAATCGTTTGTGAACGATCATACGAACGGATTTGAGGAAACAAAGGAAGTTGTGAAAGAGTTCACGCCTGAATATACAAGCATTTTGACAGGTGTCTCGCCAGAAAAAATCATGAAAGCAGCAGAAATTTATGGAAAGGCACCAAATGCCATTGTTATGTTTGCGCGTGGTATCGAGCAACAGCATAAAGGGGTCGATAACGTTTCTGCCTACACAAACATGGCCCTTGTAACTGGTAAAATTGGTCGACCAAAGGCCGGTGTTGCGACGTTCACAGGACAAGGAAACGGTCAGGGCGGACGAGAGCACGGTCAGAAATCGGATCTATTACCTGGCTATCGTAAAATTACGAATCCTGAACACGTTAAAGCCGTTTCGAAAGTGTGGGGAATTAATCCTGAAGAAATGCCAAAGCCGGGAGTATCAGCTTATGAAATGTTTGAATTAATGGAGCAAAAAACGATTCGAGGACTATATCTTCTTTGTTCGAATCCGGCTGTTTCGGCACCGAATTTAAATTTTGTTCGAAAAGCGATGAAGAATCTTGATTTTATGGTTTGCGGTGACTTCTACTTGTCAGAGTCGGCCGAGTTCGCTGATGTGATTCTTCCGTCCGTGACTTGGTCAGAAGATGAAGGGACGGTTACGAACATTGAAGGGCGCATTATTAAAATTAACCAGGCGCAGGAACCAATTGGTGAATCAAAGCCAGATTGGTTAATGCAAGTGGAACTTGCTGAACATCTTGGGAAAGGCAAGTATTTCTCTCATTTGAAAACGGCTCGAGATGTGGCGGATGAGTTCAGATTAGCTACAAAGGGTGGAAACGCTGATTACTACGGTGCGACCTGGGATAAGATCGATCAACAGGATGGGGTGTTCTGGCCATGTAAGGATGAACAGGACAAAGGAACCCCGCACATGTTCCTTGACCAGAAATTCTATCATCCAGATGGAAAAGCGAAGATTTGTGCGCTGCCTTATCGCCCGCCTGCAGAAGAGCCTTGTGAAAAGTATCCGCTTCGCTTAACAACGGGCCGTGTCGTCTATCATTACTTATCTGGAAATCAAACGCGCCGCATTCAGTTCCTTAATGACATGTGTCCAGAGCCATATGTAGAAGTGCATCCAGAAACGGCCCATGAGTACGATCTAGAACATGATGAAAAGATTGTTCTATATACAAGACGAGGAAAAGCCGTTTATAAGGTGAAAGTGACAGAAGCTATTCGAACAGACACGGTATTCGTTCCTTATCACTTTGGTCATGATGAATCGATTAACCTGCTGACAATCGCAGCCCTTGATCCAATATCAAGAATGCCTGAATTCAAAGCATGTGCTGCTCAAATGCAGAAATTACCTAGTAAGAAGGTGTTGTAA
- a CDS encoding ubiquinol-cytochrome c reductase iron-sulfur subunit translates to MSDRNNRVPFDEDNYTHNINRNNERMLDRRGFMKTLAGAAGVFAISSLPWGAVAAKELLGLGEKEYPHQKIVNVKDIAIGDSVDFNFPSEHDSAILIRLSDKRYVAYQNACTHLRCPVYWVKEEKEMVCPCHHGKFDAGTGAPTAGPPRRPLPGIQVEVSNGGVYAVKVKRYEA, encoded by the coding sequence ATGTCAGATCGAAACAATCGTGTGCCATTCGATGAAGATAATTACACACATAATATTAATCGGAACAATGAACGGATGCTCGATCGAAGAGGGTTTATGAAGACACTTGCAGGTGCTGCTGGGGTGTTCGCCATCTCCTCGCTTCCGTGGGGAGCGGTTGCGGCTAAGGAGTTATTAGGGCTAGGGGAAAAAGAGTACCCTCATCAGAAAATCGTGAACGTTAAAGACATCGCGATTGGTGATTCGGTGGATTTCAATTTTCCAAGTGAGCATGACAGTGCGATCTTAATTCGCTTGAGCGATAAACGCTATGTTGCTTATCAGAATGCTTGTACTCACTTGAGATGCCCGGTCTATTGGGTGAAGGAAGAAAAAGAAATGGTTTGCCCTTGTCATCACGGTAAGTTCGATGCAGGAACGGGGGCTCCAACTGCAGGACCGCCGAGACGGCCTCTACCTGGCATTCAAGTAGAAGTGAGTAACGGCGGAGTATATGCCGTCAAGGTGAAGCGATATGAAGCGTAG
- a CDS encoding 4Fe-4S dicluster domain-containing protein, producing the protein MKKRLYIELENCIGCRSCLAACTQCGGHEQRNRNYVYDVNPHVNRQTMPLMCLHCENPACARSCPAQAIQIHESGAVLSALVEKCIGCQNCTIACPYGIPKFDEEQNLMYKCDLCIDRTKDGIPPMCASVCPSNTLQWLTEGEIEKKQEQHNLDNGKWVTSMPYLEGATNVKVNLPGILQGTEKLF; encoded by the coding sequence ATGAAGAAGCGACTGTACATCGAATTAGAAAACTGTATTGGTTGCCGCTCTTGCCTAGCTGCTTGCACGCAATGCGGTGGGCATGAGCAGCGAAATCGGAACTATGTGTATGATGTCAATCCGCATGTGAATAGGCAAACAATGCCTCTCATGTGCTTACACTGTGAAAATCCAGCTTGTGCTAGAAGCTGTCCGGCTCAAGCGATACAAATTCATGAATCAGGTGCTGTTCTTTCGGCATTAGTTGAGAAATGCATCGGATGTCAGAATTGTACAATTGCCTGTCCGTATGGAATTCCGAAGTTTGATGAAGAACAAAATCTTATGTATAAGTGTGATCTTTGTATCGATCGAACGAAAGATGGCATTCCTCCAATGTGTGCGAGCGTCTGTCCTTCCAACACACTTCAGTGGTTAACGGAAGGTGAGATTGAGAAAAAACAGGAGCAGCACAATCTCGATAACGGTAAATGGGTGACAAGCATGCCTTATTTAGAAGGTGCAACGAATGTGAAAGTGAACCTGCCTGGTATTTTACAAGGAACAGAGAAACTCTTTTAG
- a CDS encoding heterocycloanthracin/sonorensin family bacteriocin, translating to MNQFQNDLQHLDVGEYHAQNLVPCEQANYHTHVDPNDSRLIGFVCYGCFRCAGCVGCAGCAGCAGCAGCAGCGGGCARCARCAGCGGCAARCGGGGRCGGGGGRCGGR from the coding sequence ATGAATCAATTTCAAAATGATCTTCAACACTTAGATGTTGGAGAATACCATGCCCAAAATTTAGTGCCATGTGAGCAAGCCAACTATCATACACATGTTGATCCAAATGATTCTCGCTTAATCGGGTTTGTTTGCTATGGCTGCTTCCGATGCGCAGGTTGTGTAGGCTGCGCTGGATGCGCGGGTTGTGCTGGATGTGCGGGGTGTGCCGGATGCGGCGGCGGCTGCGCGCGTTGTGCTCGATGCGCTGGATGCGGCGGTTGTGCCGCAAGATGTGGAGGTGGCGGTCGTTGCGGTGGAGGCGGTGGTCGTTGTGGCGGACGCTGA
- the hmpA gene encoding NO-inducible flavohemoprotein produces the protein MLNENTIKVVKSTAPVLQEHSQEIGERFYELLFSRVPDLYNMFNQTNQKLGTQQGALAYGVYLAGANIDNLEEIESMVERVTEKHRALGVQPEQYPIVGETLLEAVKDVLGDTATDEIIDAWGEAYTAIADIFIKTEAKLYEQTDQKQGGWIGNRSFYVDRKVKESDVITSFYLKPEDGGPIASYKPGQYLTLEANIEGEQYSHMRHYSLSDAPNKDYYRISVKREDAVDDAPAGIVSNYLHHDISEGDTLSIAAPAGDFTYTTDDQPIVLISGGVGITPMLSMLNSLVENGSSREITFIHAAQNSNVHAIGEHVEKLANENSNVSYYVCYSDPTEQDRAELRFDKEGLIDLDWLQSVLSDHQKDFYFCGPLPFLKSINESLKEWGVPAERRHYELFSPVSTIEEE, from the coding sequence ATGTTAAACGAAAATACAATTAAGGTCGTCAAATCAACTGCTCCGGTATTGCAGGAGCATAGCCAGGAGATCGGGGAAAGATTCTATGAATTGTTATTCTCGCGCGTTCCAGATCTATATAATATGTTTAACCAAACGAATCAAAAATTAGGTACTCAACAAGGAGCACTTGCGTACGGCGTTTATTTAGCTGGAGCCAATATTGATAATCTAGAAGAAATCGAGTCAATGGTAGAGAGAGTGACTGAAAAACACCGGGCTCTAGGTGTTCAGCCTGAACAATACCCAATTGTAGGGGAAACGTTACTTGAAGCAGTTAAAGATGTTCTGGGCGATACGGCAACAGACGAGATTATCGATGCCTGGGGAGAAGCTTACACAGCTATTGCAGATATTTTCATTAAAACAGAAGCTAAGCTCTACGAACAAACAGATCAGAAACAGGGTGGATGGATCGGAAATCGTTCTTTCTATGTCGATCGTAAGGTGAAAGAAAGCGATGTTATTACTTCATTTTATTTAAAACCAGAGGACGGTGGTCCTATTGCGTCTTATAAACCTGGCCAGTATCTCACGTTAGAAGCCAATATAGAGGGTGAACAATATTCTCATATGAGGCATTATAGTTTGTCAGATGCTCCTAATAAAGATTATTACCGAATTAGCGTTAAACGTGAGGATGCCGTAGACGATGCACCAGCCGGAATAGTATCAAACTATCTTCATCATGATATTTCAGAAGGTGACACACTATCTATTGCAGCACCAGCAGGGGATTTCACCTACACAACTGACGACCAACCTATTGTGTTGATTAGTGGAGGAGTAGGAATTACACCGATGTTGAGCATGCTGAATAGCCTTGTTGAGAACGGTTCGAGTCGTGAAATCACGTTCATTCATGCTGCTCAAAATAGCAATGTACATGCAATAGGGGAGCACGTAGAGAAGTTAGCGAACGAAAATTCAAACGTTTCTTATTATGTGTGTTATTCCGATCCTACTGAACAGGATCGCGCTGAGCTTCGCTTTGATAAAGAAGGGTTGATTGATTTAGATTGGCTTCAATCAGTCTTATCTGATCATCAAAAAGACTTTTACTTTTGTGGTCCCCTTCCCTTCTTGAAATCTATAAATGAATCGCTTAAAGAATGGGGAGTACCAGCAGAGAGACGTCACTATGAGTTGTTCAGTCCTGTTAGTACAATTGAGGAAGAATAG